In Streptococcus oralis, a single window of DNA contains:
- a CDS encoding FtsW/RodA/SpoVE family cell cycle protein, giving the protein MKRSLDSRVDYSLLLPVFCLLVIGVVAIYIAVSHDYPNNVLPILGQQIAWIALGLVIGFVVMFFNTEFLWKVTPYLYGLGLALMVLPLVFYNPNLVASTGAKNWVSIGGTTLFQPSEFMKISYILMLARAIVRFTQKHKEWRRTIPLDFLLIGWMIAFTIPVLILLALQSDLGTALVFVAIFSGMVLLSGVSWKIIIPVFATGVTAVAGFMAIFISKDGRAFLHQIGMPTYQINRILAWLNPFDFAQTTTYQQAQGQIAIGSGGLFGQGFNVSNLLIPVRESDMIFTVIAEDFGFIGSVFVVALYLLLIYRMLKITLRSNNQFYTYISTGFIMMLLFHIFENIGAVTGLLPLTGIPLPFISQGGSAIISNLIGVGLLLSMSYQTNLAEEKSGKVPFKRKKVVLKQIK; this is encoded by the coding sequence ATGAAACGTTCACTCGACTCTCGAGTCGATTATAGCCTTCTCCTACCAGTGTTTTGTTTACTGGTGATTGGAGTAGTGGCCATTTATATAGCAGTTAGTCATGACTATCCAAATAATGTATTACCAATTCTAGGTCAGCAAATCGCTTGGATTGCCTTGGGTCTTGTCATTGGATTTGTGGTCATGTTCTTTAATACCGAGTTTTTATGGAAGGTGACTCCCTATCTTTATGGTCTAGGGCTAGCTTTGATGGTCCTCCCTCTTGTTTTCTACAATCCAAATCTTGTAGCGTCAACAGGTGCCAAGAACTGGGTATCGATTGGTGGAACGACACTTTTCCAGCCATCGGAATTCATGAAGATTTCCTATATCTTGATGTTGGCTCGAGCCATTGTAAGATTCACTCAAAAACACAAGGAATGGCGACGGACTATTCCCTTGGATTTCCTATTGATTGGTTGGATGATCGCCTTTACCATACCAGTCTTGATCCTCTTAGCCCTACAAAGTGACTTAGGGACTGCCTTGGTCTTTGTAGCTATTTTTTCCGGTATGGTTCTCCTTTCAGGTGTTTCGTGGAAGATTATCATTCCGGTTTTTGCGACAGGAGTGACTGCTGTTGCAGGCTTTATGGCCATTTTTATAAGCAAGGATGGACGTGCCTTCTTGCATCAGATTGGAATGCCAACTTACCAGATCAACCGCATCTTGGCTTGGCTCAATCCCTTTGACTTTGCGCAAACAACGACTTACCAACAGGCGCAGGGACAAATTGCGATTGGAAGTGGTGGCTTGTTTGGACAAGGTTTCAATGTGTCCAATCTCCTCATTCCAGTACGCGAGAGCGATATGATTTTCACCGTGATTGCTGAAGATTTCGGCTTCATTGGTTCGGTCTTTGTGGTTGCCCTGTACTTGCTTCTTATTTACCGGATGTTGAAGATTACGCTCAGGTCAAATAACCAGTTCTACACCTACATTTCGACTGGATTTATCATGATGTTGCTCTTCCATATCTTTGAAAATATCGGTGCCGTGACAGGCTTACTTCCTTTGACAGGGATTCCTCTACCTTTCATCTCTCAAGGGGGCTCCGCAATTATTAGCAACCTCATTGGTGTCGGTCTCCTCTTATCTATGAGTTACCAGACCAACCTAGCGGAGGAGAAAAGTGGAAAAGTTCCATTCAAACGAAAGAAAGTCGTCCTAAAACAAATCAAATAA
- a CDS encoding DJ-1 family glyoxalase III, with the protein MATVAVILAQGFEEIEALTVVDVLRRANISCDMVGFEEHVTGSHGIQVKADRIFDSDLSDYDLVVLPGGMPGSAHLRDNQALISEIKAFDKAGKKIAAICAAPIALHQAGVLKDKHFTCYDGVQEQITDGIYQKQTVVVDGNLTTSRGPSTALAFAYELVEQLGGDAESLRVGMLYRDVFGNQQ; encoded by the coding sequence ATGGCAACAGTAGCAGTTATCTTGGCCCAAGGTTTTGAAGAAATTGAAGCCTTGACAGTAGTCGATGTCTTGCGTCGAGCAAACATTTCCTGTGATATGGTAGGATTTGAAGAGCACGTGACAGGATCACATGGCATTCAGGTAAAAGCTGACCGTATCTTTGATAGTGATTTGTCTGACTATGACTTGGTAGTTCTTCCGGGTGGCATGCCAGGATCAGCTCACCTACGGGATAATCAAGCCCTCATTTCTGAGATTAAAGCCTTTGACAAAGCTGGAAAGAAAATTGCTGCCATCTGTGCAGCCCCAATCGCCCTCCATCAAGCAGGTGTCCTGAAAGACAAGCACTTTACTTGTTATGACGGAGTTCAGGAGCAAATTACTGACGGAATTTATCAAAAGCAAACAGTGGTTGTAGATGGCAATCTAACAACCAGCCGAGGACCGTCAACCGCACTTGCCTTTGCCTATGAGTTGGTAGAGCAGTTGGGAGGAGATGCTGAAAGTTTACGAGTTGGCATGCTCTATCGAGATGTCTTTGGAAATCAACAGTAA
- a CDS encoding HAD-IA family hydrolase encodes MKYHDYIWDLGGTLLDNYETSTAAFVETLAQYGIEQEHDCVYEALKVSTAFAIEKFAPDIEDFLEHYKENEARELEHPVLFEGIPELLKDISDKGGRHFLVSHRNDQVLELLAKTQIANYFTEVVTASSGFKRKPDPESMIYLRDKYHITSGLVIGDRNIDVEAGKAAGLDAYLFNNVATLRQAIDM; translated from the coding sequence ATGAAATATCACGACTATATATGGGATTTAGGTGGTACCCTATTGGATAATTATGAGACTTCTACTGCAGCCTTTGTAGAAACCTTAGCCCAATACGGAATAGAGCAAGAACACGACTGTGTCTACGAAGCCTTGAAGGTTTCGACAGCTTTTGCCATTGAGAAGTTTGCTCCAGATATCGAGGATTTTTTAGAGCACTACAAAGAAAATGAAGCACGTGAGCTAGAGCACCCAGTTTTGTTTGAGGGAATTCCAGAATTACTCAAAGACATTTCGGACAAGGGTGGTCGCCATTTCTTAGTTTCTCATCGAAATGACCAAGTGCTAGAACTTCTTGCTAAGACCCAGATAGCGAACTACTTCACCGAGGTGGTGACTGCCAGTTCTGGCTTTAAACGGAAACCAGATCCTGAGTCCATGATTTATTTACGTGATAAATATCATATTACATCTGGTTTGGTCATTGGTGACAGAAATATTGATGTAGAAGCAGGTAAAGCTGCTGGCTTAGATGCCTATCTTTTTAATAACGTTGCGACATTGAGACAAGCAATAGACATGTAA
- the gyrB gene encoding DNA topoisomerase (ATP-hydrolyzing) subunit B: protein MTEEIKNQQAQDYDASQIQVLEGLEAVRMRPGMYIGSTSKEGLHHLVWEIVDNSIDEALAGFASHIQVFIEPDNSITVVDDGRGIPVDIQEKTGRPAVETVFTVLHAGGKFGGGGYKVSGGLHGVGSSVVNALSTQLDVHVHKNGKIHYQEYRRGHVVADLEVVGDTDKTGTTVHFTPDPEIFTETTTFDFEKLNKRIQELAFLNRGLRISITDRREGLEQTKHYHYEGGIASYVEYINENKDVIFDTPIYTDGEMDDITVEVAMQYTTGYHENVMSFANNIHTHEGGTHEQGFRTALTRVINDYARKNKLLKDNEDNLTGEDVREGLTAVISVKHPNPQFEGQTKTKLGNSEVVKITNRLFSDAFSDFLMENPQIAKRIVEKGILAAKARVAAKRAREVTRKKSGLEISNLPGKLADCSSNNPAETELFIVEGDSAGGSAKSGRNREFQAILPIRGKILNVEKASMDKILANEEIRSLFTAMGTGFGAEFDVTKARYQKLVLMTDADVDGAHIRTLLLTLIYRYMKPILEAGYVYIAQPPIYGVKVGSEIKEYIQPGADQEIKLQEALARHSEGRSKPTIQRYKGLGEMDDHQLWETTMDPEHRLMARVSVDDAAEADKIFDMLMGDRVEPRREFIEENAVYSTLDV from the coding sequence ATGACAGAAGAAATCAAAAATCAACAGGCACAGGATTATGATGCCAGTCAAATTCAAGTTTTGGAGGGACTTGAAGCTGTTCGTATGCGTCCAGGTATGTATATTGGATCGACTTCAAAAGAAGGTCTTCACCATCTAGTATGGGAAATCGTTGATAACTCAATTGACGAAGCCCTAGCTGGATTTGCCAGTCACATCCAAGTCTTTATAGAGCCAGATAACTCCATCACCGTAGTGGATGATGGGCGTGGAATTCCTGTTGATATTCAGGAAAAGACAGGACGTCCCGCTGTTGAGACCGTCTTTACAGTTCTTCACGCTGGAGGAAAATTCGGCGGTGGCGGTTACAAGGTTTCAGGTGGATTGCACGGTGTAGGTTCATCAGTAGTAAACGCTCTTTCAACGCAACTAGATGTTCATGTCCACAAAAATGGTAAGATTCATTACCAAGAATACCGTCGTGGTCATGTTGTTGCTGATCTTGAGGTGGTTGGAGATACGGATAAAACGGGAACAACAGTTCACTTCACACCAGATCCAGAGATTTTTACAGAAACAACAACTTTTGACTTTGAAAAATTAAACAAACGTATTCAAGAACTAGCCTTTTTGAATCGAGGCCTTCGAATCTCCATCACAGATAGGCGTGAAGGTCTCGAACAGACTAAACATTACCACTATGAGGGTGGGATTGCTAGCTACGTTGAATATATCAACGAGAACAAGGATGTGATCTTTGATACACCAATCTACACAGACGGTGAGATGGATGATATCACAGTTGAAGTAGCCATGCAGTACACAACCGGTTACCACGAAAACGTTATGAGTTTCGCCAATAACATTCACACCCATGAAGGTGGAACACATGAGCAAGGTTTCCGTACAGCTCTGACGCGTGTTATCAATGATTATGCCCGCAAGAATAAGCTACTAAAAGACAATGAAGATAACCTAACAGGAGAAGATGTCCGTGAAGGTTTGACAGCAGTTATCTCAGTTAAGCATCCAAATCCGCAGTTTGAAGGACAAACCAAGACCAAACTGGGGAATAGTGAAGTAGTCAAGATTACCAATCGCCTCTTCAGCGATGCCTTCTCTGATTTCCTTATGGAAAATCCACAGATCGCCAAGCGTATCGTGGAAAAAGGGATCTTGGCTGCCAAGGCTCGTGTAGCTGCCAAGCGTGCGCGTGAAGTCACACGCAAGAAATCTGGTTTGGAAATTTCCAATCTTCCTGGAAAACTAGCAGACTGTTCTTCGAACAACCCAGCTGAAACCGAACTCTTCATCGTCGAAGGAGACTCAGCTGGTGGATCAGCCAAATCTGGTCGTAACCGTGAGTTCCAGGCTATCCTTCCAATTCGTGGTAAGATCTTGAACGTTGAAAAAGCTAGCATGGATAAAATCCTTGCAAACGAAGAAATTCGAAGTCTTTTCACAGCCATGGGAACAGGATTTGGTGCAGAATTTGATGTCACTAAGGCTCGTTACCAAAAACTCGTTTTGATGACCGATGCCGATGTTGATGGAGCCCACATTCGAACTCTCCTGCTAACCTTGATTTACCGCTACATGAAACCAATCTTAGAGGCTGGTTATGTCTATATTGCCCAACCACCGATTTATGGGGTTAAAGTGGGAAGTGAGATCAAAGAATACATTCAACCTGGTGCAGATCAAGAAATTAAACTCCAAGAAGCCTTAGCACGTCATAGTGAAGGGCGTTCAAAACCAACCATCCAACGTTATAAAGGTTTGGGAGAAATGGATGACCACCAATTGTGGGAAACAACCATGGATCCTGAACATCGCTTGATGGCGCGTGTTTCGGTAGATGATGCTGCCGAAGCAGATAAAATCTTTGATATGTTGATGGGGGATCGAGTAGAACCTCGTCGCGAATTTATCGAAGAAAACGCTGTTTACAGTACACTTGACGTCTAA
- the ezrA gene encoding septation ring formation regulator EzrA — protein MSNGQLIYLMVAIAVILILAYVTAIFLRKRNVSRLTALEERKEELYNLPVNDEVEAVKNMHLIGQSQVTFREWNQKWVDLSLNSFADIENHLFEAESYNNSFRFFKAAHKIDQIESQIGLIEEDIAAIRNALSELEKQESKNSGRVLHALDLFESLQHTVAEDSEKYGKALPEIEKQLENIQSEFSQFVTLNSSGDPVEAAAILDSTENHILALTHIVERIPALVETLTKELPEQLADLEEGYRKLLDANYHFTETDIESRFQLLHESLKNNQENIRQLELDNAEYENNRIQEEINALYDIFTREIAAQKVVESLLATLPTYLNHLKENNQVLVQDLERLTKTYLLPESDGNHVRRLQAELAAFDTAIMEVTEDQGESTQAYSALEEQLEMLQSNLKDIEDEQISVSERLAQIEKDDLNARQKANVYVNRLHTIKRYMEKRNLPGIPQSFLKLFFTASHNTEDLMAELEQPQVNIESVKRILEIATNDMEALETETYDIVQYATLTEQLLQYSNRYRSFDERIQEAFNEALEIFEKEFDYQASFEKISQALEVAEPGVTNRFVTSYEKTREAIRF, from the coding sequence ATGTCTAATGGACAACTAATTTATCTAATGGTTGCGATTGCAGTCATTCTGATCTTAGCTTATGTAACAGCTATCTTTTTACGTAAGCGTAATGTAAGCAGATTAACGGCCCTTGAAGAAAGAAAAGAAGAACTCTACAACCTTCCTGTAAATGATGAGGTTGAAGCAGTTAAAAACATGCACTTGATTGGTCAAAGTCAGGTGACCTTCCGTGAATGGAACCAAAAATGGGTTGATTTATCTCTGAATTCATTTGCTGATATTGAAAATCACCTCTTTGAAGCTGAAAGCTACAATAATTCTTTCCGTTTTTTCAAAGCTGCTCACAAGATTGATCAAATTGAAAGCCAAATTGGCTTGATTGAAGAAGATATTGCAGCTATTCGCAATGCCCTTTCTGAACTTGAAAAGCAAGAATCTAAGAATAGTGGCCGTGTCCTTCATGCCTTGGACTTGTTTGAATCCCTTCAACATACCGTTGCAGAAGACTCGGAGAAATATGGGAAGGCCCTTCCTGAGATTGAGAAACAATTGGAAAACATCCAATCTGAATTCTCTCAATTTGTTACCCTAAATTCATCAGGTGACCCAGTTGAAGCGGCAGCAATTCTTGATTCAACTGAAAATCATATTCTTGCTTTGACACACATCGTTGAGCGAATTCCAGCTCTTGTTGAAACCTTGACAAAGGAACTGCCAGAACAATTAGCAGATTTGGAAGAAGGCTATCGCAAGCTGTTGGATGCCAACTACCACTTTACAGAAACAGATATCGAGTCTCGTTTCCAACTTTTGCATGAATCTTTGAAGAATAATCAAGAAAACATCCGTCAGTTGGAGTTGGACAATGCAGAGTATGAAAATAATCGCATCCAAGAAGAAATCAACGCCCTTTATGATATCTTCACTCGTGAAATTGCAGCTCAAAAAGTAGTTGAAAGTCTTCTTGCTACATTACCAACTTATCTCAACCACTTGAAAGAAAATAATCAGGTGCTTGTTCAAGATCTTGAACGCTTGACTAAAACCTACCTTCTTCCTGAAAGTGATGGAAATCATGTTCGTCGTCTTCAAGCAGAATTGGCTGCATTTGATACGGCAATCATGGAAGTGACAGAGGATCAAGGTGAGTCAACACAAGCCTACTCTGCTCTTGAAGAACAGTTGGAAATGCTTCAAAGCAACCTCAAGGATATAGAGGATGAGCAAATCTCTGTTAGCGAACGACTTGCGCAAATTGAAAAAGACGACCTCAATGCTCGCCAAAAAGCAAATGTCTATGTGAACCGTTTGCATACTATCAAACGTTACATGGAGAAGAGAAACTTGCCAGGTATTCCTCAAAGTTTCTTGAAACTTTTCTTTACTGCAAGTCATAACACAGAAGATTTGATGGCAGAGTTAGAACAACCACAAGTGAATATTGAATCGGTTAAACGAATTCTTGAAATTGCAACAAATGATATGGAAGCACTTGAAACAGAAACCTATGATATCGTTCAATATGCAACCTTGACGGAGCAACTACTCCAATACTCAAACCGTTACCGTTCATTTGATGAGCGTATCCAAGAGGCCTTCAACGAAGCGCTTGAAATTTTTGAAAAAGAGTTTGACTACCAGGCATCATTTGAAAAAATTTCACAAGCCTTGGAAGTTGCTGAACCAGGGGTTACAAACCGTTTTGTAA